In Euphorbia lathyris chromosome 9, ddEupLath1.1, whole genome shotgun sequence, the following are encoded in one genomic region:
- the LOC136205122 gene encoding uncharacterized protein: MEGNEDNTTQKDYYKILEVDYDATDEKIRLNYLKLALKWHPDKHQGDTAVTEKFQEINEAYRVLSDPAKRSDYDLTGIYEIDKYSLREYLARFKGMILTCNGLGISHTSTRTQHLTETNEYADK, translated from the exons ATGGAAGGCAATGAAGATAACACCACCCAAAAG GATTATTACAAAATATTGGAGGTCGATTACGATGCAACAGATGAGAAAATAAGATTAAATTACCTGAAGCTTGCGCTG AAGTGGCATCCAGATAAACACCAGGGTGATACTGCTGTTACAGAAAAATTTCAAGAGATAAACGAAGCTTATAGAG TGTTGAGTGATCCAGCTAAGCGCTCAGACTATGATTTGACCGGAATTTATGAGATTGATAAGTACAGTTTGCGG GAATACCTTGCCAGATTTAAAGGAATGATTCTTACCTGCAACGGGCTTGGTATCAGTCATACATCAACACG GACACAGCACCTGACTGAAACTAATGAATATGCAGATAAATAA